Genomic segment of Deltaproteobacteria bacterium:
GGACACCTGTCTGCTCGAAGATCTCGCGGCGTGAGACCCTTTGAAAGGCGACCTCCATCATCCCCCGGGTGCGCGGGTCCCGATAGGAATAGGGGTTGCCCAACAGGCGACCGGCGGAATCGAGCAGGGCGAAATCCACCCCCCAGGTGTCCACACCGATACCTGCCAGACGGGTATGGAACCGACCGACATACCGGGCGAGACCCTCTCTGACTTCCTGCCAGAGACGCAGCACATCCCAGTGCTGGTGGCCAAGGATCCCCACAGAACCGTTGGCAAAGCGGTGCAACTGCACCACGTCAAAGGTTCGCCCGTTCCAGCGGCCCAGCACCACCCGACCGGTGGAGGCTCCCAGATCCACGGCAAGAAAGTCGATGGTTTCCCTCTCCATGGGACCTCCCGTCTCCGGGCTTCAAGGGGTTCTCGGTTCAAAGGATCTGAGGGAAGGACCGCCGAGGACCCTCTGGTTGAGAAAGACCTCCATCCGGAACCTGGCAATCCTCTCGGCAGAGGCCGCATTGTGGGCTGCCTGTTCCAGGCTCGTGTCCCCCACCGAGATGACCCCATAACCTGCCACAATGCAGCAGCCCTTGTGCCACCGGAGCATGCTCAGAATCGGATTGCCGGGACTCAGGTCGGTCAGCTCTGTCATATCCACCAGGCCGAGCCTCGGGTTGAGATACATGGCTTCCGCATCGATGGGAACCACTACCGGGTGGTGCTCAAAGGTATAAGGGGTGTCAGGTCTCCGGCCCAGCAGGGGATCCAGACCGAAGGTCTCGGCCATTACCGCCATCCCCTCGGCCGTGGCCAGGGGACTGGATGTAATCATGCAAGTCCTGTAGTTCGTGTTGTTATAGATCAGCTTATGGAGCGCCTCATCGGCCGTGTCTCCCTCACCGGGTTCAAGAGAGAGCCGGTTGAGAGGGAAGTCCATCCCTTCCGGGGCGGCGGACATGGGGCAGTAAATCATCGCCCCGGCAGTCACCTTCTGGCTCATGGAGCCCGTTCCGTAGGCACCGATCCTGAAATTGTAGTTGTAATGAAGCCAGTAAGCAAAATCGGCTTTCGTGGCCTCGTCATCGATCTGGCAGGTCACCGGCTCTCCCGGGGCCGGAAGACGGGGAACAAGGGGGAAGACCGAATCCGGGCCCCCTGTCATGATCTTCTCCTGAATCGCTCCCAACTCAACACCCCGGCGCCTCAGATTGAGGGCCAGCGAAGCGCTGCCCTCAAGGACGCTCAGCCGGTAGAGACAATCCTCAAGGGAAGTACCCCTGCAAAAAGGCCCGTGCCCCCTGATCAGGGTGAGGGGAGACTCTGCCAGGTACTCAGGGACTCTCTCCTCCATCTCCGCCGACCCCACCGGCTGCCGGTAGGTGCCGACCTTCACTCCCCTTGCAGCATATGCACCGAAAAGGTCCACCGGCTGGAAGAGGAACTCCTCTCTTCCCCTTTTGTCCTTGCCGAGGTATGTGAGGAAAATCTGTTTTTCCGCCGAATCAAAGGTGATGACCGTACAGAGGATATGATGGCAGTGGATACAGGCCCTCACCCCCGGGAGGCTCAGGATCCTCCTGTGAACGTTGGATTCGGAAGAGGCTCTGGCATCTCCCCAACTGACCCGGGAAAACCGGAGGGGAACGATGTCCCTGGGGGTGAGAGCACCTGATTGCGAACCGGAGGCGGTGATGTAGAAGACGTCCGGATCTTCTGGATCACGGAGTGAGAGATTCCCGCTATGGGTGTTGTTTCCATCCACCCGCTGGATGGCCGCCCCCAGAGTGGAGAATTTCCTGTAGATCCCTGCCCTGTTTGCCGTGGTTGACATGGGGCCGCCCTCATCCCCTTCCCGGTTTCAGGAAGGGACAAATCTGTCCTGGAGGATCTCAAGAAGGTCGAGTTCCCTCAGTGTCGACTCCCTCGGAATCCCCTCCTCATCCCACCCCATGGCTCCGTAATACTCCCGGTGCATCCGGGCAAATGCCTTTCTGTTGCATGCCACAGAATGTCCTTCCACCTCGATCTCTTCGTTGTAAAACCTCTCTGGGAGCCAGTCGTCCTTGGAAGTCAGGCCTGCCAGGATATTGAAGATCCTCTCAAGGGTGAGGGTCCGCCAGGCGATCCTCTCTAGAGTACCGGCATTGCAGTCGAGGCCGGTAACGCTACGCATCAGGCCGGCGAACTCATCGAGAGTCAGGGAAAGAGAGGAAAAAGCGCAGGTGCCGATGACATC
This window contains:
- a CDS encoding class II aldolase/adducin family protein — its product is MSTTANRAGIYRKFSTLGAAIQRVDGNNTHSGNLSLRDPEDPDVFYITASGSQSGALTPRDIVPLRFSRVSWGDARASSESNVHRRILSLPGVRACIHCHHILCTVITFDSAEKQIFLTYLGKDKRGREEFLFQPVDLFGAYAARGVKVGTYRQPVGSAEMEERVPEYLAESPLTLIRGHGPFCRGTSLEDCLYRLSVLEGSASLALNLRRRGVELGAIQEKIMTGGPDSVFPLVPRLPAPGEPVTCQIDDEATKADFAYWLHYNYNFRIGAYGTGSMSQKVTAGAMIYCPMSAAPEGMDFPLNRLSLEPGEGDTADEALHKLIYNNTNYRTCMITSSPLATAEGMAVMAETFGLDPLLGRRPDTPYTFEHHPVVVPIDAEAMYLNPRLGLVDMTELTDLSPGNPILSMLRWHKGCCIVAGYGVISVGDTSLEQAAHNAASAERIARFRMEVFLNQRVLGGPSLRSFEPRTP